A window of the Amycolatopsis solani genome harbors these coding sequences:
- a CDS encoding LLM class F420-dependent oxidoreductase: MKIGLCAFPTDYGIAPGALAAAAEERGFESLFFCDHTHIPVSRRTPYPPGGALPRMYLRSLDLFGALTAAAAVTTTLRVGSGVCLVVQRDPIVTAKQVATLDLLSGGRFLFGVGAGWNREEMAHHGTDPRTRMRLLAERVRAMRAIWTEDEAEFHGEFVDFDPLWSWPKPRRVPPVLVGGMGPGVEDRVLAWGDGWLAQNVTADTIGAFAVRLGRLRERAGAPVPVTLFNGAADPAMLARYAELGLERVLLLVPDAGADVVLPRLDHLAALVA; this comes from the coding sequence GTGAAGATCGGGCTGTGCGCGTTCCCCACCGACTACGGGATCGCGCCGGGCGCGCTGGCGGCCGCCGCGGAGGAACGCGGCTTCGAGTCGCTGTTCTTCTGCGACCACACGCACATCCCGGTGTCGCGCCGGACGCCGTACCCGCCCGGCGGCGCACTACCGCGGATGTACCTGCGCTCGCTCGACCTGTTCGGCGCGCTCACCGCGGCCGCGGCGGTGACCACCACGCTGCGGGTCGGCAGCGGCGTCTGCCTGGTGGTGCAACGGGATCCGATCGTCACGGCCAAGCAGGTCGCCACCCTCGACCTGCTCAGCGGCGGCCGGTTCCTCTTCGGCGTCGGCGCGGGCTGGAACCGCGAAGAGATGGCCCACCACGGCACCGACCCGCGCACCCGGATGCGGCTGCTCGCCGAGCGGGTGCGCGCGATGCGGGCCATCTGGACCGAGGACGAGGCCGAGTTCCACGGCGAGTTCGTCGACTTCGACCCGCTCTGGTCGTGGCCGAAGCCCCGCCGCGTCCCGCCGGTGCTGGTCGGCGGCATGGGCCCGGGAGTGGAGGACCGCGTCCTCGCCTGGGGCGACGGCTGGCTGGCCCAGAACGTGACCGCGGACACGATCGGCGCCTTCGCCGTCCGCCTGGGCCGCCTGCGGGAGCGTGCCGGCGCGCCCGTGCCGGTGACGTTGTTCAACGGTGCCGCCGACCCGGCGATGCTGGCCCGCTACGCGGAGCTGGGCTTGGAACGGGTGTTGCTCCTGGTCCCGGACGCGGGCGCCGACGTGGTGCTCCCGCGGCTGGATCACCTGGCGGCGCTGGTCGCGTGA
- a CDS encoding MATE family efflux transporter, translating to MNVEETERVPAKRVLGLAVPALGVLAAEPLYVLVDTAVVGHLDALSLAGLALGGVVLAQVSSQLTFLSYGTTSRTARLHGAGRRADAVREGVQATWLALFVGFFVLGAGQLLAWPIARALSGSDEIASAAVSWLRIALFGAPLILVTMAGNGWMRGVQDAAKPLRYVLAGNGISAVLCPVLVYGAGLGLEGSAIANVVAQVISAALFFAALVKEKVGLRPDFKVMRAQLGLGRDLVLRSLAFQACFVSAAAVAARTSTEAVGAHQVVLQLWTFLALVLDSVAIAAQSLVGAALGANSARQARGVANQITAYGLLLGCFLCVLFAALSWVLPHAFTSDPGVLAEIPHAWWFFVALQPIAGVVFALDGVLLGAGDAAFLRNATLGSAALGFLPLIWASLGFGWGLTGIWTGLSLFMVIRLAFVVARWRSGTWAVTGAIRPA from the coding sequence GTGAACGTGGAGGAGACCGAGCGGGTGCCGGCGAAGCGCGTGCTGGGCCTGGCCGTGCCCGCGCTGGGGGTGCTGGCCGCCGAGCCGCTGTACGTGCTGGTCGACACCGCCGTGGTCGGGCACCTCGACGCGCTGTCGCTGGCGGGCCTCGCGCTCGGCGGGGTGGTGCTGGCGCAGGTGTCGAGCCAGCTGACGTTCCTGTCCTACGGCACGACGTCCCGCACGGCGCGCCTGCACGGTGCTGGCCGCCGGGCGGACGCGGTCCGCGAAGGCGTCCAGGCGACGTGGCTGGCGCTGTTCGTCGGGTTCTTCGTGCTCGGCGCCGGGCAGCTGCTGGCGTGGCCGATCGCCCGCGCGCTCTCGGGCAGCGACGAGATCGCGTCCGCGGCCGTGTCGTGGCTGCGGATCGCGCTGTTCGGGGCGCCGCTGATCCTCGTCACGATGGCGGGCAACGGCTGGATGCGCGGGGTGCAGGACGCCGCGAAGCCGTTGCGGTACGTGCTGGCGGGCAACGGGATCTCGGCCGTGCTGTGCCCGGTGCTCGTCTACGGGGCCGGGCTCGGCCTGGAGGGCTCGGCGATCGCGAACGTCGTCGCGCAGGTGATCTCGGCGGCGCTGTTCTTCGCGGCGCTGGTGAAGGAGAAGGTGGGGCTGCGCCCGGACTTCAAGGTGATGCGCGCCCAGCTCGGCCTGGGCCGCGACCTGGTCCTGCGCAGCCTGGCGTTCCAGGCGTGCTTCGTCTCGGCGGCGGCGGTCGCGGCCCGCACGTCGACCGAAGCGGTCGGCGCCCACCAGGTGGTGCTGCAGCTGTGGACGTTCCTCGCGCTGGTCCTGGACTCGGTGGCGATCGCGGCGCAGTCGCTGGTCGGCGCGGCCTTGGGAGCGAACTCGGCGCGGCAGGCCCGCGGGGTCGCCAACCAGATCACGGCGTACGGGCTGCTGCTGGGGTGCTTCCTGTGCGTGCTGTTCGCGGCGCTGTCGTGGGTGCTGCCGCACGCGTTCACGTCCGACCCGGGCGTACTGGCGGAGATCCCGCACGCATGGTGGTTCTTCGTGGCCCTGCAGCCGATCGCGGGGGTGGTGTTCGCCCTGGACGGAGTGCTGCTCGGCGCTGGCGACGCGGCCTTCCTCCGCAACGCGACCCTCGGCAGCGCGGCGCTGGGCTTCCTGCCGCTGATCTGGGCGTCCCTGGGCTTCGGCTGGGGCCTGACGGGGATCTGGACCGGGCTGTCGCTGTTCATGGTGATCCGGCTGGCGTTCGTGGTGGCCCGCTGGCGCTCCGGCACCTGGGCGGTGACGGGCGCGATCCGCCCGGCCTGA
- a CDS encoding MFS transporter has protein sequence MPPATGRATARSWLIWLAAVTVYLLAVFHRTSFGVAGLQAAERFGVGAAALGTFTVLQVGVYAAMQIPTGVLVDRYGPRRVLIAAVLILGAGQLLLGIAHSYGLGLLARGVLGLGDALTFVSVLRLVAAHFPGRQYALLTSFTAAVGYIGNLAATVPLSLLLDVSGWTPTFLAVGALTVLYTLVVALRVRDVPDGEAQPAREQVRPRQLAHQVAEAWRTPGTRLGFWVHFSTMFAPNALTLLWGVPWLVQGQGQSKAAASALLTVFVFGSMAGGPLLGGVIGRHPSLRMPLVGGYIGGAALIWAVLLSWPGTVPVPVLVPAFAFLALGGPASMIGFALARDYNPLSRVGTATGVVNVGGFVATTIAALAVGVLLEWTGGNFRLSLLAIVAILAVGTSRMLVWWRRTRAHLFLAEARGEELPVRITRRRWDAALPETPIVAA, from the coding sequence GTGCCGCCCGCCACCGGCCGCGCCACCGCACGGTCCTGGCTCATCTGGCTCGCCGCCGTCACCGTCTACCTCCTCGCGGTCTTCCACCGCACCTCCTTCGGCGTCGCCGGGCTGCAGGCGGCCGAACGGTTCGGAGTCGGGGCCGCCGCGCTCGGCACCTTCACCGTCCTCCAGGTCGGCGTCTACGCCGCGATGCAGATCCCGACCGGGGTCCTGGTCGACCGCTACGGTCCCCGTCGCGTCCTCATCGCCGCCGTGCTGATCCTCGGGGCCGGGCAGCTCCTGCTCGGCATCGCGCACTCCTACGGCCTCGGCCTGCTCGCCCGCGGCGTCCTCGGACTCGGCGACGCGCTGACCTTCGTCAGCGTGCTGCGCCTGGTCGCGGCCCACTTCCCGGGCCGCCAGTACGCGCTGCTGACGTCGTTCACCGCCGCCGTCGGCTACATCGGCAACCTCGCCGCCACCGTTCCGCTGTCGCTGCTGCTCGACGTCTCCGGCTGGACCCCCACCTTCCTCGCCGTCGGTGCCCTCACCGTGCTCTACACGCTGGTCGTGGCGCTGCGGGTCCGGGACGTCCCGGACGGCGAAGCGCAGCCCGCCCGCGAGCAGGTCCGCCCGCGCCAGCTCGCCCACCAGGTCGCCGAAGCCTGGCGGACGCCGGGGACGCGGCTGGGCTTCTGGGTCCACTTCAGCACGATGTTCGCCCCGAACGCGCTGACGCTGCTGTGGGGCGTCCCCTGGCTGGTCCAGGGCCAAGGGCAGTCGAAGGCCGCCGCGAGCGCGCTGCTCACCGTGTTCGTCTTCGGGTCGATGGCGGGCGGGCCGCTGCTCGGCGGCGTGATCGGCAGGCACCCGTCGCTGCGGATGCCGCTGGTCGGCGGGTACATCGGCGGGGCCGCGCTGATCTGGGCGGTGCTGCTGAGCTGGCCCGGCACCGTTCCGGTGCCGGTGCTCGTGCCCGCGTTCGCCTTCCTCGCCCTCGGCGGCCCGGCGTCGATGATCGGGTTCGCGCTCGCCCGCGACTACAACCCGCTCTCCCGTGTCGGCACCGCGACCGGCGTGGTCAACGTCGGCGGGTTCGTGGCGACCACGATCGCCGCGCTCGCCGTCGGCGTGCTGCTGGAGTGGACCGGCGGGAACTTCCGGCTGTCGCTGCTGGCGATCGTCGCGATCCTCGCCGTGGGCACCTCCCGGATGCTCGTCTGGTGGCGCCGCACCCGCGCCCACCTGTTCCTGGCCGAGGCCCGCGGCGAGGAGCTGCCGGTCCGGATCACGCGCCGCCGCTGGGACGCCGCACTACCGGAGACGCCGATCGTCGCCGCCTGA
- the truB gene encoding tRNA pseudouridine(55) synthase TruB: MSSPKPPRRPAPPPGLLIVDKPAGMTSHDVVARARRIMGTRKVGHAGTLDPMATGVLVLGIERATKLLGHLALDRKTYLATLSLGSSTTTDDAEGEVLTTGDTGKVTDDGIAEGVAKLTGDIQQVPSAVSAVKIDGKRAYARVRAGEDVVIPARPVTVYRFDVLAVRHEEDHVELDAVVECSSGTYVRALARDLGADLGCGGHLKALRRTTVGPFTLAKARTLDQLEEQPELSLDLDAAVAAAFPRRDLDAATAKAVRHGQRIPAAGLEGTYGLFGPDGRVLALAADEQGVSRAVVVLLPA; this comes from the coding sequence GTGTCGAGCCCCAAACCGCCCCGCCGTCCCGCCCCGCCGCCCGGTCTGCTGATCGTCGACAAGCCCGCCGGGATGACGTCGCACGACGTCGTCGCCCGCGCTCGCCGCATCATGGGCACCCGCAAGGTCGGGCACGCCGGCACGCTCGACCCGATGGCGACCGGCGTGCTGGTGCTCGGCATCGAGCGCGCCACCAAGCTGCTCGGCCACCTGGCGCTGGACCGCAAGACCTACCTGGCCACCCTGAGCCTCGGCAGCAGCACCACGACCGACGACGCCGAGGGCGAAGTCCTCACGACCGGGGACACCGGGAAGGTCACCGACGACGGCATCGCCGAAGGCGTCGCGAAGCTGACCGGCGACATCCAGCAGGTGCCGAGCGCGGTCAGCGCGGTCAAGATCGACGGCAAGCGCGCCTACGCCCGCGTCCGCGCCGGCGAAGACGTCGTCATCCCGGCGCGCCCGGTCACCGTCTACCGCTTCGACGTCCTGGCCGTCCGGCACGAGGAGGACCACGTCGAGCTCGACGCCGTCGTCGAGTGCTCGTCCGGCACCTACGTCCGCGCGCTGGCCCGCGACCTCGGCGCGGACCTCGGCTGCGGCGGGCACCTGAAGGCGTTGCGGCGCACCACGGTCGGCCCCTTCACGCTGGCCAAGGCCCGCACCCTCGACCAGCTCGAGGAGCAGCCCGAGCTGAGCCTGGACCTCGACGCCGCCGTCGCCGCCGCCTTCCCGAGGCGCGACCTGGACGCGGCCACGGCGAAGGCGGTCCGGCACGGGCAGCGCATCCCCGCGGCCGGGCTCGAAGGCACCTACGGGCTCTTCGGACCCGACGGCCGGGTCCTCGCGCTGGCCGCGGACGAACAAGGCGTGTCCCGCGCGGTGGTGGTGTTGCTGCCCGCCTAG
- a CDS encoding bifunctional riboflavin kinase/FAD synthetase gives MLRWRGLGDLPGGWGRCVVTIGVFDGVHRGHQELISRTVAAAAERGLPSVMLTFDPHPSEVLRPGSHPAQLTTLRRKAEIVESLGVDVFCVLPFTLELSRLAPEEFVHEVLVDRLHAAAVIVGDNFTFGAKAAGDVAMLRTLGRRFGFAAYGAELQGKELSEEDQSAITFSSTYVRSCIDAGDVVAAAEALGRPHRLEGIVVRGDGRGHELGYPTANLSTPRFAAVPADGVYSAWFTRSADPSRRLRAAVSVGTNPTFSGRERTVEAFVLDVDEDFYGQHVAIDFVTRLRDQVRFADSAGLVTQIDEDVIETRKALEVPSDAPTGDE, from the coding sequence GTGCTGCGGTGGCGTGGGCTGGGGGACCTTCCCGGCGGCTGGGGCCGGTGCGTGGTCACCATCGGCGTGTTCGACGGGGTGCATCGCGGGCACCAGGAGCTGATCAGCCGGACCGTGGCCGCGGCGGCCGAACGGGGGCTGCCGAGCGTCATGCTGACGTTCGACCCGCACCCGTCGGAGGTGCTGCGCCCGGGCAGCCACCCGGCGCAGCTGACCACGTTGCGGCGCAAGGCGGAAATCGTCGAGAGCCTCGGCGTCGACGTCTTCTGCGTGCTGCCGTTCACCTTGGAGCTGTCCCGGCTGGCGCCGGAGGAGTTCGTGCACGAGGTCCTCGTCGACCGCCTGCACGCGGCCGCGGTGATCGTCGGCGACAACTTCACCTTCGGCGCCAAGGCCGCCGGCGACGTCGCGATGCTGCGCACCCTCGGCCGCCGCTTCGGCTTCGCCGCCTACGGCGCGGAACTGCAGGGCAAGGAACTGTCCGAAGAGGACCAATCGGCGATCACCTTTTCCAGCACGTACGTCCGGTCGTGCATCGACGCCGGTGACGTCGTCGCGGCGGCGGAGGCGCTCGGCCGCCCGCACCGCCTGGAGGGCATCGTCGTCCGCGGCGACGGCCGCGGCCACGAGCTGGGCTACCCGACGGCGAACCTGTCGACGCCGCGCTTCGCCGCCGTCCCGGCCGACGGCGTGTACAGCGCGTGGTTCACCCGCTCGGCGGACCCGTCGCGCCGGCTGCGCGCCGCGGTGTCGGTGGGCACGAACCCGACGTTTTCCGGGCGCGAGCGGACCGTCGAGGCGTTCGTCCTCGACGTCGACGAAGACTTCTACGGCCAGCACGTGGCGATCGACTTCGTGACGCGGCTGCGTGACCAGGTCCGCTTCGCCGACTCGGCCGGGCTCGTCACGCAGATCGACGAAGACGTGATCGAGACGAGAAAGGCACTCGAAGTGCCCTCGGACGCCCCGACCGGGGACGAATAG
- a CDS encoding helix-turn-helix domain-containing protein yields the protein MEDHKIVQRNIALQREWYGEPLGDRVRRLVVAFDVSQAFLAEVLGISAPMLSQVMSGRRAKIGNPVVLARMIMLERKILVPEVAAGNRDAMLAAMEDVRDSRPTVGRDNIPVVNEDAKVLAYLRDLAEDEDLGEAAKRLDDEFPAIADLLRRAGNGS from the coding sequence GTGGAGGACCACAAGATCGTCCAGCGGAACATCGCGTTGCAGCGCGAGTGGTACGGGGAGCCGCTCGGCGACCGCGTGCGCCGGCTCGTCGTGGCGTTCGACGTTTCGCAGGCGTTCTTGGCCGAAGTCCTCGGGATCAGCGCCCCCATGCTCAGCCAGGTGATGAGCGGGCGGCGGGCGAAGATCGGCAACCCGGTCGTGCTGGCCAGGATGATCATGCTCGAGCGCAAGATCCTGGTGCCCGAGGTCGCCGCCGGCAACCGCGACGCGATGCTGGCCGCGATGGAGGACGTCCGCGACTCCCGCCCGACCGTCGGCCGCGACAACATCCCGGTGGTCAACGAGGACGCGAAGGTCCTCGCCTACCTGCGGGACCTGGCCGAGGACGAAGACCTCGGCGAGGCCGCCAAGCGCCTCGACGACGAGTTCCCGGCCATCGCCGACCTGCTCCGCCGGGCGGGCAACGGCTCCTGA
- the thpR gene encoding RNA 2',3'-cyclic phosphodiesterase, protein MPVLFSALLPPDDVVAAVAEAVGEPGGGLRWEPPERWHVTLAYYGQDDVETRAAWLGERLAGRAGAGVRLEKAATFPGVLWLTAAGPELTPLAHAAGADAEARPYTAHLTLARFPREEPGLAARWKEKLAGFTSRQWHAAEVALVVSEREPGGPRYRVARVFELDGA, encoded by the coding sequence ATGCCGGTCCTGTTCAGCGCGCTGCTGCCGCCGGACGACGTCGTCGCGGCGGTCGCCGAAGCCGTGGGCGAGCCGGGCGGCGGGCTCCGCTGGGAGCCGCCGGAGCGCTGGCACGTCACGCTCGCCTACTACGGTCAGGACGACGTCGAGACCCGGGCGGCCTGGCTGGGGGAGCGCCTGGCCGGGCGGGCGGGCGCCGGCGTCCGGCTGGAAAAGGCCGCGACGTTCCCCGGGGTGCTGTGGTTGACTGCCGCCGGACCGGAGCTGACGCCGCTCGCGCACGCCGCGGGCGCCGACGCCGAGGCGAGGCCGTACACGGCCCACCTGACGCTCGCGAGGTTCCCCCGGGAAGAACCGGGGCTCGCCGCGCGTTGGAAGGAGAAGCTGGCCGGCTTCACGAGCCGGCAGTGGCACGCCGCCGAGGTGGCGCTCGTGGTCAGCGAGCGCGAGCCGGGTGGTCCCCGCTACCGGGTGGCGCGGGTGTTCGAGCTGGACGGCGCCTGA
- the rpsO gene encoding 30S ribosomal protein S15: MALSTEDKKSILAEYGVHDSDTGSPEAQVALLTKRIVGLTEHLKAHKHDHHSRRGLLLLVGRRRRLLNYVMKVDIERYRALIQRLGLRR; this comes from the coding sequence GTGGCGCTGTCCACCGAAGACAAGAAGTCGATCCTGGCCGAGTACGGCGTGCACGACTCGGACACCGGATCCCCCGAGGCCCAGGTCGCGCTGCTGACCAAGCGGATCGTCGGCCTCACCGAGCACCTCAAGGCTCACAAGCACGACCACCACTCGCGTCGCGGGCTCCTGCTGCTGGTCGGCCGTCGCCGCCGGCTGCTGAACTACGTGATGAAGGTGGACATCGAGCGTTACCGTGCGCTGATCCAGCGCCTCGGCCTGCGCCGATAG